The proteins below come from a single Papaver somniferum cultivar HN1 chromosome 11, ASM357369v1, whole genome shotgun sequence genomic window:
- the LOC113325227 gene encoding uncharacterized protein LOC113325227: MAKTRMDEYHGDTKRKRQEDTQRRKFLFGDKVEARSVDEGFSGSWHSARVIACGRLYCQVEYDNLLEDEGTGNLLKETIKFTDYYYDEVNYRGLIRPIPNEIKVIRRFSLNYGLCVDALVDDAWREGVVFDYEDGNSERLVFFPDLGDAVMMKIHELRVTQDWDEIGDTWKIRGNWKFLELIEEYEVDIPAIVSVRQIWYDLRQLDGFRNKIKEWTCGEKSVWADLVRECIFKSLHMTAEYVVGVLQSKMNKDARMSYLLEDGQGVVSEENPFAISLYDDDPVVKNLSEEEDEEYCPSPSRTKRRKISHSTHVVSDYLVVKESKPVLREEWLTAGKDFLPEAKFCPEALETYLKCYQKDASAGKRDLVLDCRMHLSYLGWKIEYRRHATSGTFIFRYRPLKGAPFYSLRLACQAVISLNSHPVPLCRKDQGCASPPYVDVPPYVDSESLICSNRPSESHGTPIIHGKLDVIPESWPEPLRNYVIACRKEKHTKNIKQLREIAKKYLFALGWTSKPIFKKDFRKDIFYVSPRKKSYNSLLTACVGHCRGEEISDSADVAKENIEASHIQENNSREQLKRQRNSASPHSSSNRKTKKVKASRLQLDSECKTHVQHSSKRARQDVIPTSAHRSPRTVLSWLIESNVVLPREKVRYLSLKDNYILGQGKISGNGIKCNCCQQVFGMTNFGRHVGSTCMRPSSRIFLQDGRSLLDCQKQLQEKNLTCIAKKVKGDMVDQQNDYICSICHYGGTLVLCDHCPSSFHLDCLGIKDLPDGKWFCPSCQCGICGQGELDGDSEEATEKKFLRCDQCNQEYHVGCVRKRGSDKLDSNLKRSWFCSMKCEKLFAGLNKLIGQSVPVGVDNLSWSILKPPSDKEADTELQSKLSVALSVIHECFEPIKEPGKKTDLVEDVLFNNTSKLNRLNFWGFYTVLLEREDELISVATVRIHNEKVAEVPLVGTRVHYRYQGMCRILFNVLEQKLKELEVERLILPAIPQVLQTWTTSFGFSKMTSSERSEFLKYSFLDFPDTTMCQKILRMSPVAKPTPEPTYRNTIIPEVVQAVQMEQSQVKGQQHVELGHNSEPCIIKKCFLEGSNGKQQDYPCSQGTTIPDEKSVLVVYHENQQKKWGACVKFYTRKKRIKSLLELT, translated from the coding sequence ATGGCGAAAACTAGAATGGACGAATATCATGGCGATACAAAGAGGAAGAGACAAGAAGATACTCAAAGAAGAAAGTTTCTGTTTGGAGACAAAGTTGAGGCTAGAAgtgttgatgaaggatttagtggTTCATGGCATTCTGCAAGAGTTATTGCATGCGGTCGTCTATATTGTCAAGTTGAATATGATAATCTATTGGAAGATGAAGGTACTGGAAATCTTCTTAAGGAGACGATTAAATTCACAGATTATTATTATGATGAGGTGAATTATCGTGGTTTAATTAGGCCGATTCCCAACGAAATTAAAGTCATCCGTAGATTTAGTTTAAATTATGGACTTTGTGTTGATGCATTAGTTGATGATGCATGGCGGGAAGGTGTAGTTTTCGATTACGAAGATGGGAATTCAGAGAGATTAGTGTTCTTTCCTGATTTAGGTGATGCAGTAATGATGAAGATTCATGAGCTGAGGGTAACTCAAGATTGGGATGAAATTGGTGATACTTGGAAAATTAGAGGGAACTGGAAGTTTCTTGAATTGATTGAAGAGTATGAAGTTGATATCCCAGCCATCGTTTCGGTTAGACAGATTTGGTATGATCTGAGACAATTGGATGGGTTTAGGAATAAGATTAAGGAGTGGACTTGTGGTGAGAAGTCAGTGTGGGCTGATTTGGTCAGGGAGTGTATTTTCAAGAGTTTGCATATGACTGCTGAGTATGTTGTTGGTGTACTTCAGAGTAAAATGAACAAGGATGCTAGAATGTCTTATTTACTAGAAGATGGTCAGGGTGTTGTTTCGGAAGAAAATCCGTTCGCaatatctttgtatgatgatgATCCTGTTGTTAAAAATTtgagtgaggaggaagatgaagaatacTGTCCAAGTCCGTCCAGGACGAAAAGACGAAAAATCAGTCATTCAACTCATGTGGTTTCAGACTATCTAGTAGTGAAGGAGTCCAAGCCAGTTCTGCGAGAAGAGTGGTTAACTGCAGGCAAAGATTTCCTTCCTGAAGCTAAATTCTGCCCTGAAGCATTAGAGACTTATTTAAAATGTTACCAAAAGGATGCTTCTGCTGGCAAACGTGATTTGGTGTTAGATTGTAGAATGCATCTGTCTTATCTAGGTTGGAAGATTGAGTATAGAAGACATGCAACATCTGGTACATTCATATTTCGTTACAGACCACTTAAGGGAGCGCCATTCTATTCTCTTCGTCTCGCGTGCCAGGCCGTGATTAGTCTCAATTCCCATCCGGTTCCACTCTGCAGAAAGGATCAAGGCTGTGCTTCTCCTCCTTATGTGGATGTTCCTCCGTATGTGGACTCCGAATCACTAATTTGTTCAAACCGGCCTTCTGAAAGTCATGGAACACCTATCATTCATGGTAAGCTGGATGTTATACCTGAATCTTGGCCTGAACCTTTGAGAAACTATGTGATTGCGTGTAGGAAAGAAAAGCATACGAAGAACATTAAGCAGCTACGTGAAATAGCAAAGAAGTACCTCTTTGCTCTTGGTTGGACCAGCAAACCTATATTTAAGAAGGATTTTCGTAAAGATATTTTTTATGTTTCTCCAAGAAAGAAGTCATACAATTCTCTCTTGACTGCTTGCGTAGGACATTGTAGAGGAGAAGAAATTTCTGACAGTGCGGATGTAGCGAAAGAAAACATCGAAGCGAGTCATATCCAAGAAAATAACTCTAGAGAGCAGCTGAAGAGGCAAAGAAACAGTGCATCCCCTCATAGTAGCAGTAATCGTAAGACGAAGAAAGTCAAGGCATCTCGACTTCAATTGGACAGTGAGTGTAAAACCCATGTTCAACATTCAAGCAAAAGGGCAAGGCAGGATGTGATACCAACTTCTGCACATCGAAGCCCTCGAACTGTGCTCTCTTGGTTGATTGAAAGTAATGTTGTTCTGCCAAGGGAAAAAGTACGTTACTTGAGTTTAAAAGACAATTATATACTTGGGCAAGGAAAAATCAGCGGCAATGGAATTAAGTGCAATTGTTGCCAACAGGTTTTTGGTATGACAAATTTTGGACGTCATGTTGGTAGTACTTGTATGCGACCATCTTCCAGGATTTTCTTGCAAGATGGAAGGTCGTTACTAGACTGCCAGAAGCAACTACAAGAAAAGAATCTGACCTGCATTGCTAAGAAAGTTAAAGGAGATATGGTTGACCAGCAGAATGATTATATATGCTCAATTTGTCACTATGGGGGTACATTAGTGTTGTGTGATCATTGCCCATCTTCATTTCATTTGGATTGTCTTGGAATAAAGGATTTGCCTGACGGAAAATGGTTCTGCCCATCTTGTCAATGCGGAATATGTGGCCAAGGCGAGCTTGACGGCGACTCGGAAGAGGCCACTGAAAAGAAATTTCTGCGCTGTGATCAATGCAATCAGGAATATCACGTCGGGTGCGTCAGAAAAAGAGGTTCTGATAAGCTGGACAGTAACCTCAAACGCAGCTGGTTTTGCAGTATGAAATGTGAAAAGTTATTTGCAGGTCTCAACAAACTTATCGGACAGTCAGTTCCAGTAGGCGTGGATAATTTATCATGGAGTATTTTGAAACCTCCATCTGACAAGGAGGCTGATACGGAGCTTCAGAGCAAGCTCAGTGTAGCACTCTCTGTAATTCATGAGTGTTTCGAGCCCATTAAAGAACCAGGTAAAAAGACAGATCTTGTCGAAGATGTTCTTTTCAACAACACGTCAAAGCTTAACCGATTGAACTTTTGGGGATTTTACACTGTGCTCTTAGAGAGAGAGGATGAGCTCATCTCTGTTGCAACAGTTAGGATACATAATGAAAAGGTTGCAGAAGTACCACTTGTTGGTACGCGTGTCCACTATCGTTATCAAGGGATGTGCCGTATTCTATTTAATGTTCTCGAGCAGAAGCTCAAGGAATTAGAAGTGGAGAGGCTGATTTTACCTGCCATTCCTCAAGTGTTACAAACATGGACTACTTCCTTTGGTTTCTCTAAGATGACAAGTTCTGAGAGATCAGAATTTTTAAAGTACAGTTTCCTGGATTTCCCGGATACCACAATGTGCCAGAAAATCTTAAGGATGTCACCTGTAGCGAAACCAACACCAGAACCAACATATAGGAACACTATCATTCCGGAAGTAGTGCAAGCTGTACAAATGGAACAGAGTCAAGTTAAAGGGCAACAGCACGTAGAACTTGGCCATAACAGTGAGCCATGTATCATTAAGAAGTGCTTCTTGGAAGGTTCTAATGGCAAACAGCAGGATTATCCATGCTCGCAGGGCACAACAATACCGGATGAGAAGTCGGTGTTGGTAGTTTACCATGAAAACCAGCAGAAAAAGTGGGGGGCCTGTGTAAAGTTCTACACGCGAAAGAAACGTATCAAGTCATTGTTAGAGCTGACATAA